One window of the Rosa rugosa chromosome 3, drRosRugo1.1, whole genome shotgun sequence genome contains the following:
- the LOC133738440 gene encoding aminopeptidase M1-like, translating to MSQFKGQSRLPKFAVPKRYDVRLRPDLVACQFVGSVAIDLDIVSDTRFIVLNAAELSVNPLAVSFTQLDSSKVFKPSKVDGFEDDGILVMEFEETIPVGLGVLAIGFQGILNDKMKGFYRSTYEHNGEKKNMAVTQFEPVDARRCFPCWDEPACKATFKITLEDVPSELVALSNMPVSQEKVNGHRKTVSYQETPIMSTYLVAIVVGLFHYVEDHTSDGVKVRVYCQVGKENQGKFALQVAVKTLELYKKYFGVPYPLPKLDMVAIPDFSAGAMENYGLVTYRETALLFDDQHSSASIKQNVTITVAHELAHQWFGNLVTMEWWTHLWLNEGFATWVSYLATESLFPEWKIWTQFLDESTEGLKLDGLEESHPIEVEINHATEVDEIFDAISYTKGASVIRMLQNYLGAEPFQRSLAAYVKKHAYSNAKTEDLWAALEEGSGEPVNKLMNSWTQQKGYPVVSVEVKDQKLKFDQTQFLSSGSQGEGEWIVPITLCCGSYDLSKSFLLKTKSETLDIKEFLGCSIAETESGSICNKNNTVCSWIKINVDQAGFYRVKYDEKLAATLRNAIQNKHLSATDRFGILDDSYALSMARQLSFASLLTLLAAYKEELDYTVLSNLISISQKLARIAADAIPELLDLINQFFIGLLQYPAEKLGWQPKPGEGHLDAMLRGEVLTTLALFGHDLTINEASRRFHAYLDDRNTPLLPPDIRKAAYVAVMQTVTQSNRAGYDSLLRVYRESDQSEEKNRILGSLASCPDPDIILEVLNFLLTSEVRNQDAIFGLAVCIKGRETAWTWLKDNWEKISKTWGSGFLITRFVSAIVSPHASFEKVEEVEEFFKAHPNPAITRTLKQSMERVQINAKWVQSVQGEKDLPKVLKELASRKY from the exons ATGTCACAGTTCAAAGGCCAATCTCGGCTTCCCAAATTCGCCGTGCCGAAACGCTACGACGTAAGGCTCAGACCCGACCTCGTCGCCTGCCAATTCGTCGGCTCCGTCGCCATCGACCTCGACATCGTCTCCGATACCCGCTTCATCGTCCTCAACGCCGCCGAGCTCTCCGTCAACCCCCTTGCCGTGTCTTTCACTCAACTAGACTCTTCCAAG GTTTTCAAGCCATCGAAAGTTGACGGGTTTGAAGATGATGGCATTTTGGTTATGGAGTTTGAGGAGACGATTCCAGTTGGGCTGGGAGTTTTGGCTATTGGGTTTCAAGGAATTTTGAATGACAAGATGAAGGGATTCTATAGAAG TACATATGAGCATAATGGGGAGAAGAAAAACATGGCTGTTACACAGTTTGAACCGGTTGATGCCAGGCGCTGCTTTCCGTGTTGGGATGAACCTGCTTGCAAG GCTACATTCAAAATTACATTGGAAGACGTACCATCTGAATTGGTAGCTCTTTCCAACATGCCGGTTTCACAAGAAAAAGTGAATGGACATCGGAAGACAGTTTCATATCAGGAGACACCAATTATGTCTACATATTTGGTGGCCATTGTTGTTGGATTGTTCCATTACGTTGAAGATCACACTTCTGATG GGGTCAAAGTGAGGGTCTATTGTCAAGTTGGTAAGGAAAACCAAGGGAAATTTGCTTTGCAGGTTGCTGTCAAGACACTTGAATTGTACAAAAA ATACTTTGGTGTGCCTTACCCTTTGCCAAAATTGGATATGGTCGCAATCCCTGATTTTTCGGCTGGGGCCATGGAGAATTATGGTTTAGTTACATACCGTGAGACAGCTTTGCTCTTTGATGATCAGCATTCTTCAGCTTCCATCAAGCAAAAT GTTACAATAACCGTAGCACATGAATTGGCACACCAGTGGTTTGGCAATCTTGTAACCATGGAATGGTGGACACATTTATGGCTCAATGAGGGATTTGCAACATGG GTGAGCTATTTAGCTACTGAGAGCTTGTTTCCTGAGTGGAAAATATGGACTCAGTTTCTTGATGAATCTACTGAGGGTCTTAAGCTGGATGGTCTTGAAGAATCCCACCCCATCGAG GTGGAGATAAATCATGCTACTGAGGTTGATGAAATATTTGATGCAATAAGTTATACAAAAGGTGCTTCTGTTATTAGGATGCTACAAAATTATCTTGGTGCTGAACCCTTTCAG AGGTCACTGGCTGCATATGTAAAGAAACATGCTTACTCAAATGCAAAGACAGAAGACTTATGGGCTGCCCTTGAAGAGGGATCTGGTGAACCTGTGAACAAGCTGATGAATTCGTGGACGCAGCAGAAAGGCTACCCAGTTGTTTCTGTCGAAGTCAAAGATCAAAAATTGAAGTTTGATCAG ACACAATTCTTGTCAAGTGGTTCCCAAGGCGAAGGAGAATGGATTGTGCCAATAACATTATGCTGTGGCTCGTATGATTTAAGCAAGAGCTTCCTACTCAAAACTAAGTCTGAAACTCTTGACATAAAGGAATTTCTAGGTTGTTCAATAGCAGAGACTGAAAGTGGAAGCatatgcaataaaaacaatacaGTATGCAGTTGGATAAAAATCAATGTAGATCAAGCTGGTTTTTACAGGGTGAAATATGATGAGAAACTTGCAGCTACACTAAGAAATGCTATACAGAACAAACACTTGTCTGCGACGGACAGATTTG GCATTTTGGATGATTCATATGCCCTTTCTATGGCTCGTCAGCTGTCTTTTGCTTCGTTGCTTACCTTGTTGGCTGCTTACAAAGAGGAACTTGACTATACAGTCCTGTCAAATTTGATTTCT ATTAGTCAAAAGCTCGCAAGAATTGCAGCTGATGCAATACCCGAGCTACTTGATCTCATCAATCAGTTCTTTATTGGCCTTCTTCAGTACCCTGCAGA GAAGCTTGGTTGGCAGCCGAAACCCGGAGAGGGCCATTTAGATGCAATGTTGAGGGGAGAAGTTTTGACCACCCTTGCTTTATTTGGACATGACCTAACAATTAATGAAGCAAGCAGGCGTTTTCATGCCTACTTAGATGACAGAAATACGCCTCTCCTTCCTCCTGACATTAGAAAG GCAGCATATGTGGCTGTAATGCAAACAGTAACCCAATCAAACAGAGCAGGCTATGACTCTCTTCTTAGAGTTTATAGAGAGAGTGATCAAAGTGAGGAGAAAAACCGCATTTTAG GTTCATTAGCATCCTGTCCAGATCCAGACATTATACTGGAAGTTCTCAACTTTTTGTTGACTTCAGAG GTCCGCAACCAGGATGCTATTTTTGGACTTGCTGTTTGTATTAAAGGACGGGAAACAGCTTGGACTTGGCTGAAG GATAACTGGGAGAAAATCTCAAAGACCTGGGGTTCTGGATTTCTAATTACTCGCTTTGTCAGTGCAATTGTTTCACCG CATGCTTCATTTGAGAAGGTCGAGGAAGTAGAGGAGTTCTTCAAAGCCCATCCTAACCCTGCCATAACTAGAACCTTGAAGCAGAGCATGGAGCGAGTACAGATTAACGCCAAGTGGGTTCAGAGTGTTCAGGGTGAGAAAGATCTTCCCAAGGTTTTGAAGGAGTTGGCTTCCAGGAAATACTAG
- the LOC133738441 gene encoding aminopeptidase M1-like, whose product MFEQVFKPLKAETFEEDGILVLEFGETLPTGPGVLAIGFEGILNDKMKGFYRSTYEHNGEKKNMAVTQFEPVDARRCFPCWDEPAWKATFKITLDGVPSELVALSNMPVVEEKVDGHLKTVSYQETPIMSTYLVAVVVGLFDYVEDHTSDGVKVRVYCQVGKANQGKLALNVAVKTLELYKEYFAVPYPLPKLDMVAIPDFSAGAMENYGLVTYRETALLFDEQHSAAANKQRVATVVAHELAHQWFGNLVTMEWWTHLWLNEGFATWVSYLAADSLFPEWKIWTQFLDESTEGLRLDGLEESHPIEVEINHACEVDEIFDAISYRKGASVIRMLQSYLGAEPFQRSLASYIKKHAYSNAKTEDLWAALEEGSGEPVNKLMNSWTKQQGYPVVSVKVKDQKLEFEQTQFLSSGSEGTGQWIVPITLCCGSYDVRKSFLLQTKSESLDIKEFLGCSVAETGSTCNKNNGQCGWIKLNVDRAGFYRVKYDDKLAAQLRNAIEKKYLSATDRYGILDDAAALTTARKQSFVSLLTLLGAYREELDYTVLSNLITVSYKLKRIADDAVPELVDLLNQFFIGLLQYPAEKLGWQPKPGESHLDAMLRGELLTALVSFGHDLTIDEAIKRFNAFLDDRNTSLLPPDIRRAAYVAVMQRVTASNRSGYESLLRVYRETDLSQEKTRILGSLASCPDPDIILEVLNFLLTKEVRSQDAVFGLAVGSEGRETAWTWLKNNWEHISKTWGSGFLITRFVSATVSHFASLDKVKEVEEFFEAHPNSAITRTLKQSIERVKINAKWVESIQGEKNLADAVTELAYRKY is encoded by the exons ATGTTTGAGCAGGTTTTCAAGCCTTTGAAAGCTGAGACATTCGAAGAAGATggcattttggttttggagttTGGAGAGACACTTCCGACTGGGCCGGGAGTTTTGGCCATTGGGTTTGAAGGAATTTTGAATGACAAGATGAAGGGGTTCTATAGAAG TACATATGAGCATAATGGTGAGAAGAAAAATATGGCAGTTACCCAGTTTGAACCTGTTGATGCCAGGCGGTGCTTTCCCTGTTGGGACGAACCTGCTTGGAAG GCTACGTTCAAGATTACATTGGATGGTGTTCCATCTGAATTAGTAGCCCTTTCCAACATGCCGGTTGTTGAAGAAAAAGTGGATGGACATCTGAAGACAGTTTCATATCAGGAGACACCAATTATGTCTACATATTTAGTGGCTGTTGTTGTCGGATTGTTTGACTATGTTGAAGATCATACATCAGATG GAGTCAAAGTGCGCGTATATTGTCAAGTTGGTAAAGCAAACCAAGGGAAACTTGCTTTGAACGTTGCTGTCAAAACACTTGAATTGTACAAAGA ATACTTTGCTGTACCATACCCTTTGCCCAAATTGGATATGGTTGCAATTCCTGATTTTTCTGCTGGGGCCATGGAGAATTATGGTTTAGTTACATACCGTGAAACAGCTTTGCTCTTTGATGAACAGCATTCTGCAGCTGCCAACAAGCAAAGG GTTGCAACTGTGGTGGCACATGAATTGGCCCACCAGTGGTTTGGAAATCTTGTAACAATGGAATGGTGGACACATTTATGGCTGAATGAGGGATTTGCAACTTGG GTGAGCTATTTAGCTGCTGATAGCCTATTCCCTGAATGGAAAATATGGACTCAGTTTCTTGATGAATCTACTGAAGGTCTTAGGCTGGATGGGCTCGAAGAATCTCACCCTATCGAG GTGGAGATAAATCATGCTTGTGAGGTGGATGAAATATTTGATGCTATAAGCTATAGGAAAGGTGCTTCTGTTATTCGGATGCTACAAAGCTATCTTGGTGCTGAACCCTTTCAG AGGTCACTGGCTTCATATATAAAAAAGCATGCCTACTCGAATGCAAAAACAGAAGATCTATGGGCTGCCCTGGAGGAAGGATCTGGTGAACCTGTGAACAAGCTAATGAATTCATGGACAAAGCAACAAGGTTACCCAGTTGTTTCCGTCAAGGTCAAAGATCAGAAATTGGAGTTTGAACAG ACACAATTCTTGTCAAGTGGTTCTGAAGGCACTGGGCAATGGATCGTGCCGATAACATTATGCTGTGGCTCATATGATGTACGCAAAAGTTTCCTACTACAAACAAAGTCCGAAAGTCTGGACATAAAGGAATTTCTGGGTTGCTCAGTAGCGGAGACTGGAAgcacatgcaataaaaacaatggACAATGTGGTTGGATAAAGCTCAATGTGGATCGGGCAG GTTTTTACAGGGTGAAATATGATGATAAACTTGCAGCTCAATTAAGAAATGCGATAGAGAAGAAATACTTGTCTGCAACTGACAGATATG GCATCTTGGATGATGCAGCTGCCCTTACTACGGCTCGCAAGCAGTCTTTTGTCTCATTGCTTACCTTGTTGGGTGCTTACAGAGAGGAACTTGACTACACAGTGCTTTCAAATCTGATTACT GTAAGTTATAAGCTGAAAAGAATTGCTGATGATGCTGTACCTGAGCTAGTGGATCTCCTTAATCAGTTCTTTATTGGCCTTCTCCAGTACCCTGCAGA GAAGCTTGGTTGGCAACCAAAACCGGGCGAGAGCCATTTAGATGCAATGTTGAGAGGAGAACTTTTGACTGCCCTTGTTTCATTTGGACATGATCTAACAATTGATGAAGCAATCAAGCGGTTTAATGCCTTCTTAGATGACAGAAATACATCACTCCTTCCTCCTGACATAAGAAGG GCAGCATATGTGGCTGTAATGCAACGAGTAACTGCATCTAACAGATCGGGCTATGAATCTCTTCTTAGAGTTTACAGAGAGACTGATCTAAGCCAGGAGAAGACCCGCATTTTAG GTTCACTAGCATCGTGTCCAGATCCTGACATAATACTTGAAGTTCTCAACTTTTTGTTGACTAAAGAG GTTCGTAGTCAGGATGCTGTCTTTGGACTAGCTGTTGGTAGTGAAGGACGAGAAACAGCTTGGACGTGGCTGAAG AATAACTGGGAGCACATCTCTAAGACCTGGGGTTCTGGATTTCTGATTACTCGCTTTGTCAGTGCAACCGTCTCACAT TTTGCTTCCTTAGATAAGGTAAAGGAAGTGGAGGAATTCTTTGAAGCTCATCCCAACTCCGCCATAACTAGAACCCTGAAGCAGAGCATTGAGCGGGTAAAGATCAACGCCAAATGGGTTGAGAGCATCCAGGGTGAGAAGAATCTTGCCGATGCTGTGACGGAGTTGGCATACAGGAAATACTAG